The following proteins are co-located in the Dietzia timorensis genome:
- a CDS encoding YbhB/YbcL family Raf kinase inhibitor-like protein — MSQFRTPNPYDALPELPTLKVSSETFTEGQTLPTAQTSGKMGVDGGEDQSPQLSWEAGPEGTRSYVVTCFDPDAPTASGFWHWAVANIPAGTTSLPVGAGTPDSGDLPQGAITLRNDASFKGFVGAAPPEGHGPHRYIFAVHAISEDSLPMEDDSSVAFLGFNMFFKAIARGTLTGLYEA; from the coding sequence ATGAGCCAATTCCGTACCCCGAATCCCTACGACGCGCTCCCGGAACTTCCCACCCTCAAGGTCAGTTCCGAGACCTTCACCGAAGGCCAGACCCTTCCGACCGCTCAGACGTCCGGAAAGATGGGTGTTGACGGTGGCGAAGACCAGTCCCCTCAGCTGAGCTGGGAGGCGGGCCCGGAGGGCACGCGCAGCTACGTCGTCACATGCTTCGACCCGGATGCGCCCACCGCCTCGGGATTCTGGCACTGGGCCGTGGCGAACATCCCGGCAGGCACGACCTCGCTGCCCGTCGGCGCAGGCACCCCGGATTCCGGTGATCTACCGCAGGGAGCCATCACGCTGCGCAACGACGCGTCGTTCAAGGGATTCGTCGGTGCCGCTCCGCCCGAAGGCCACGGCCCGCACCGCTACATCTTCGCCGTGCACGCGATCAGCGAGGATTCCCTACCGATGGAGGACGATTCCTCGGTCGCGTTCCTCGGATTCAACATGTTCTTCAAGGCCATCGCCCGCGGCACACTCACCGGGCTCTACGAAGCCTAG
- a CDS encoding quinone-dependent dihydroorotate dehydrogenase, translated as MYKVLQFVLFRFPSERIHHVTFGALKLLTLVPPLGSLLRRFLGVKDPILTQDVFGRSFPGPLGLAAGFDKNAAAPDSWGAIGFGYSEMGTVTAAPQPGNPTPRLFRLIPDRGLLNRMGFNNHGAGNAANNLRRRRSQDPVGINIGKTKVVEPEKAVTDYVSSAHILHGLADYLVVNVSSPNTPGLRDLQAVDSLRPILAAVQEVSSIPVLVKIAPDLADADIDAVADLAIELGLAGIVATNTTVSRENLATPAREVESMGAGGISGAPVARRSLEVLDRLYARAGDQLVLVSVGGIETEEQAWERITHGATLIQGYTGFIYGGPLWMTRINRGIAKRLRDGGFSSLSEAVGSAVTAG; from the coding sequence ATGTACAAGGTTCTACAGTTCGTGTTGTTCCGCTTCCCGTCGGAGCGCATCCACCATGTGACGTTCGGTGCCCTCAAGCTACTCACCCTCGTCCCACCACTTGGCTCACTCCTTCGTCGCTTCCTGGGCGTCAAGGATCCGATCCTCACCCAAGACGTCTTCGGACGCTCGTTCCCCGGTCCACTCGGGCTCGCCGCCGGATTCGACAAGAACGCCGCCGCCCCGGACTCCTGGGGGGCGATCGGCTTCGGGTACTCGGAGATGGGTACGGTCACCGCTGCTCCGCAGCCGGGGAACCCAACGCCGCGCCTGTTCCGCCTCATCCCCGACCGCGGTCTCCTCAACCGCATGGGCTTCAACAATCACGGCGCCGGAAACGCGGCGAACAACCTGCGCCGCCGTCGCTCTCAGGACCCGGTCGGCATCAATATCGGCAAGACCAAAGTCGTCGAGCCGGAAAAAGCCGTCACCGACTACGTCTCGAGCGCGCACATCCTCCACGGGTTGGCCGACTACCTGGTTGTCAATGTCTCTTCTCCCAACACACCGGGGCTGCGCGATCTGCAGGCCGTCGATTCGCTGCGCCCGATCCTCGCCGCCGTGCAAGAGGTCTCGAGCATTCCGGTGTTGGTGAAGATCGCCCCCGATCTCGCCGATGCCGATATCGACGCGGTCGCTGACCTCGCCATCGAGCTGGGCCTTGCCGGTATCGTCGCCACGAACACAACGGTCTCGCGCGAGAATCTCGCCACTCCGGCGCGCGAAGTCGAATCGATGGGAGCCGGCGGAATCTCCGGCGCTCCGGTCGCCCGGCGTTCGCTCGAGGTCCTCGACCGCCTATACGCACGCGCCGGCGACCAGCTCGTGCTCGTCTCCGTGGGCGGAATCGAAACCGAGGAGCAAGCGTGGGAGCGCATCACCCACGGCGCGACACTTATCCAGGGATACACCGGGTTCATCTACGGCGGGCCATTGTGGATGACCCGGATCAACCGCGGCATCGCTAAGCGGCTACGTGACGGCGGATTCTCTTCGCTCTCGGAGGCCGTCGGCTCCGCCGTCACCGCCGGATAA
- a CDS encoding YncE family protein, translating to MRINRAVHGHRRRRVSGLVAVAGAVVLGASGCATSHLEEFNSVEMGNATPEILPTETDPAGQVTDLESPVVAAVSLDDGGVALQLDDPGRVEFGHISGGEFVSDERVELPDDSLPVVPSSDGVLVGGAEGIGRATVDGGYEPIGDTGPVTAVAELEDGRILTGHKDGTVAVRSADGGENARLESLEGIDQLAASGNVGFAVSRADTTVANVYPDSNEIGPVLRPGKAAGVAATTEDGWAAVSDTTGNALMIFDADPLRLHQMFPVGKAPWAVAAVPGTSVVWVALSGENRVVAIDISSGQGREVAAFDTVSAPHSLSVAEDGALVVGSADGSGVQIISPEEQRLP from the coding sequence ATGCGGATAAATCGAGCTGTACATGGACACCGGCGCCGCAGGGTGTCGGGCCTCGTCGCCGTCGCCGGAGCCGTTGTGCTCGGGGCGTCCGGGTGCGCTACTTCGCACCTTGAGGAGTTCAACTCGGTCGAGATGGGCAATGCCACTCCAGAGATCCTGCCCACAGAAACCGATCCGGCCGGGCAGGTCACCGATCTGGAATCCCCGGTGGTCGCCGCAGTGTCACTGGATGACGGCGGCGTTGCGTTGCAGCTCGACGATCCAGGCCGCGTGGAATTCGGACACATTTCCGGCGGCGAGTTCGTCTCTGATGAGAGGGTCGAGCTCCCCGACGACTCACTCCCCGTAGTCCCTTCTTCCGACGGGGTTCTCGTGGGCGGCGCAGAGGGAATCGGCAGGGCCACAGTGGACGGAGGATACGAGCCGATCGGTGATACCGGGCCGGTCACGGCGGTCGCCGAGCTGGAGGACGGTCGAATTCTCACGGGGCACAAGGACGGCACCGTCGCTGTACGCAGCGCCGACGGTGGGGAGAACGCCCGCCTCGAATCACTCGAGGGGATCGATCAGCTCGCAGCGTCCGGGAACGTCGGTTTCGCAGTGTCGCGCGCGGACACCACCGTGGCCAACGTCTATCCCGACTCCAACGAGATCGGACCGGTTCTCCGGCCGGGTAAGGCCGCAGGCGTTGCCGCCACCACCGAAGACGGCTGGGCCGCGGTGAGCGACACCACTGGAAACGCCCTGATGATTTTCGACGCCGATCCTTTGCGCCTGCACCAGATGTTCCCGGTCGGCAAAGCCCCTTGGGCGGTCGCGGCGGTGCCTGGAACCTCGGTCGTGTGGGTGGCACTCAGCGGCGAGAACCGCGTAGTAGCCATCGACATCTCGTCCGGGCAGGGCCGTGAGGTCGCCGCGTTCGACACCGTGTCCGCTCCTCATTCCCTGAGCGTCGCAGAAGACGGTGCCCTGGTCGTCGGATCCGCGGACGGCTCGGGAGTGCAAATCATCTCGCCCGAAGAGCAGCGACTGCCCTAG
- a CDS encoding FtsX-like permease family protein, which produces MFVGIRELRSAKGRFALITVTVALVALLVSFLSGLTGGLEHRNIAALDTLGGTSAVVSGTGDPSLDRSALTEEQIGAIAEKGPFTSVAFSRSTVGEEPVSVAAVSGDRPEVPSPAPGEVIVSSALAETAGITTGDSVDLWGGTKTVAGVSGDDWYSHQPLMWANGAEWAAQPQAAGQGAATTVIADAPADALEGAAAGTTVVAASDLPETMSAYKAENTTLTTINWMLMAIAALVTGAFFTVWTVQRIPDIATLKALGATTASLMRDALGQAFVVLVIGVGVGLAITVAAATAIGSGLPFVLTAGTTVFPAIILLALGLAGAGAAMMFIRSASPLSALGGAR; this is translated from the coding sequence ATGTTCGTAGGAATTCGAGAGCTGCGATCGGCGAAGGGCCGGTTCGCGCTCATCACCGTCACGGTCGCTCTCGTGGCACTACTCGTGAGCTTCCTCTCCGGTCTCACCGGTGGACTGGAGCACCGCAATATCGCCGCCCTCGACACGCTCGGCGGAACCAGCGCCGTGGTCTCCGGAACCGGCGATCCGAGCCTTGACCGCTCGGCACTCACCGAAGAGCAAATCGGCGCGATCGCAGAGAAGGGGCCCTTCACCTCGGTGGCCTTCAGTCGTTCGACGGTAGGCGAGGAGCCGGTCTCCGTCGCGGCAGTATCTGGAGATCGACCCGAGGTGCCGTCGCCGGCGCCTGGCGAGGTCATCGTCTCGTCGGCGCTCGCAGAGACCGCGGGCATCACTACCGGCGACAGCGTAGACCTGTGGGGAGGGACCAAGACCGTCGCCGGGGTCTCCGGCGACGATTGGTACAGCCACCAGCCGCTCATGTGGGCCAACGGCGCCGAATGGGCTGCTCAGCCCCAAGCCGCCGGACAGGGAGCCGCCACTACCGTCATCGCCGACGCCCCAGCAGACGCGCTTGAGGGAGCGGCCGCCGGCACGACGGTCGTCGCCGCCTCGGATCTGCCCGAGACCATGTCCGCGTACAAGGCCGAGAACACCACGTTGACCACAATCAACTGGATGCTCATGGCGATCGCCGCGCTGGTGACCGGAGCGTTCTTCACCGTGTGGACCGTGCAGCGCATTCCCGACATCGCGACCCTCAAGGCACTTGGTGCGACAACAGCGTCTCTCATGCGTGACGCTCTCGGCCAGGCGTTCGTTGTGCTCGTCATCGGTGTGGGAGTCGGACTCGCCATCACCGTCGCCGCGGCCACCGCGATCGGTTCGGGCCTCCCATTCGTCCTCACTGCGGGGACAACTGTGTTCCCGGCGATCATCCTCCTCGCCCTCGGCTTGGCGGGGGCCGGCGCCGCCATGATGTTCATCCGCAGTGCATCGCCCCTCTCCGCCCTCGGCGGAGCCCGCTGA
- a CDS encoding DUF1648 domain-containing protein: MAKIRAKRPERTYETGQVTSWLRRVALAATVVLTAFLLARFPYLPATIPTHFSLTGQADDWGPRWMLFPLIAVFGGLAIAVAWISKRPQYFNYPMGITESNAQSAYREGERMMVWTEVALVMLYVGVAASTIGWNGTIFVAMGIVGMLGAVVGGLVRLLAVD; this comes from the coding sequence GTGGCAAAAATTCGCGCGAAACGTCCGGAGAGAACGTACGAGACCGGACAGGTCACGTCATGGTTGCGACGGGTGGCGCTGGCCGCCACCGTTGTGCTGACCGCCTTCCTGCTTGCGCGATTTCCGTACCTGCCCGCGACAATTCCCACTCACTTCTCGCTCACCGGGCAAGCGGACGACTGGGGTCCGCGGTGGATGCTTTTTCCGCTGATCGCCGTGTTCGGCGGGCTGGCGATCGCGGTGGCGTGGATCTCCAAACGTCCCCAGTACTTCAACTACCCGATGGGAATCACCGAATCGAATGCCCAGTCCGCCTATCGCGAGGGCGAACGGATGATGGTGTGGACGGAGGTCGCTCTCGTGATGCTGTATGTGGGAGTTGCGGCCTCGACCATTGGGTGGAATGGGACCATCTTTGTTGCCATGGGGATCGTCGGCATGCTCGGTGCGGTCGTTGGGGGCTTGGTTCGTCTTCTCGCCGTCGATTAG
- a CDS encoding undecaprenyl-diphosphate phosphatase, whose amino-acid sequence MVVEESMSWLQVVVLSLLQGLTEFLPVSSSGHLSIFSKIFFGHDAGASFTAVVQLGTEAAVVVYFAKDIYRIAMAWFRGIANADARGDEYRLGWMVIIGTIPIGIIGFLFKDVIRESARNLWITAIVLILFSFVFLAAERWGKQNRDVDPKTLKGMDMKTTLAMAFGQCLALIPGVSRSGATMSAGMFMNLSREAAARYSFLLAIPAVLASGLFSLPDVFDPQAGQSATGIQIVIGVAIAFAVGYASIAWLLRFVQNHSLAWFAGYRIILGLVVIGLLTAGVITPTLTSA is encoded by the coding sequence ATGGTCGTTGAAGAGTCGATGTCGTGGCTACAGGTAGTGGTGTTGTCTCTACTCCAGGGACTCACCGAATTCCTGCCGGTCTCCTCGTCGGGGCACCTATCCATTTTCTCGAAGATCTTCTTCGGCCACGATGCCGGCGCGTCCTTCACCGCGGTCGTGCAGCTCGGCACCGAGGCCGCGGTGGTCGTCTACTTCGCGAAAGACATCTACCGCATCGCCATGGCCTGGTTCCGGGGTATCGCCAACGCGGACGCGCGCGGCGACGAATATCGGCTCGGCTGGATGGTGATCATCGGCACCATCCCGATCGGCATCATCGGGTTCTTGTTCAAGGACGTGATCAGAGAAAGCGCCCGCAACCTGTGGATCACCGCGATCGTGTTGATCCTGTTCTCCTTTGTGTTTCTTGCCGCGGAGCGTTGGGGCAAGCAGAACCGTGACGTCGACCCGAAGACGCTCAAGGGGATGGATATGAAGACGACGCTCGCGATGGCCTTCGGCCAATGCCTGGCCCTGATTCCCGGCGTGAGCCGGTCGGGCGCGACGATGTCTGCCGGCATGTTCATGAACCTCTCGCGTGAGGCGGCAGCGCGCTACTCGTTCCTGCTGGCGATCCCGGCAGTCCTTGCCTCCGGCCTGTTCAGCCTGCCGGACGTTTTCGATCCGCAGGCCGGGCAGTCCGCCACTGGCATCCAGATCGTGATCGGCGTGGCTATCGCGTTCGCCGTGGGGTACGCATCGATCGCGTGGCTGCTGCGCTTCGTGCAGAATCACTCGCTCGCGTGGTTCGCCGGTTACCGGATTATCCTCGGGCTCGTCGTCATCGGTCTCCTCACTGCCGGGGTCATCACACCTACCCTGACCTCGGCTTAA
- a CDS encoding ABC transporter ATP-binding protein: protein MNTAIQHEVRPSAGHHDGPALNMSGVTLTFPDGASLVTAVDNVNLSVDRGELVALTGASGSGKSSLMAVAATLIRPDSGLVQVGGTELTELSDGEQAKMRRENIGIVFQQSNLVSSLTALEQLTAMDRLHNPLAGFTAAGRRRRRETEERARHLLERMGLESSMNRKAGALSGGQRQRVNLARALMASPELLLVDEPTSALDSVRTAAVMDLLLDVVREQGVATLLITHDRDAADRADREVTMDDGRLYIV from the coding sequence ATGAATACCGCGATCCAGCACGAAGTACGTCCCTCCGCAGGGCACCACGATGGCCCCGCGTTGAACATGTCCGGCGTCACCCTCACCTTTCCCGACGGCGCGTCCCTGGTGACGGCGGTCGACAACGTCAACCTGTCGGTCGATCGTGGCGAGCTCGTCGCACTTACGGGTGCCTCCGGCTCCGGCAAGTCCTCGCTGATGGCGGTGGCGGCGACGTTGATCCGCCCCGATTCCGGGCTCGTCCAGGTCGGGGGAACGGAACTGACCGAGCTTTCTGACGGCGAGCAGGCGAAGATGCGCCGCGAGAATATCGGAATCGTCTTCCAGCAGTCGAACCTCGTCTCATCCCTCACAGCTCTCGAGCAGCTCACTGCCATGGACCGTCTGCACAATCCACTCGCCGGTTTCACCGCGGCCGGTCGTCGCCGGCGCCGCGAGACCGAGGAGCGGGCGCGTCATCTGCTCGAGCGGATGGGTTTGGAATCGTCGATGAACCGGAAGGCTGGCGCGCTTTCGGGCGGTCAGCGCCAGCGGGTCAACCTGGCTCGTGCGCTCATGGCGTCGCCGGAGCTGCTGCTCGTCGACGAGCCGACTTCGGCCCTCGATTCGGTGCGGACCGCCGCCGTCATGGACCTGCTTCTCGATGTCGTGAGGGAACAAGGCGTCGCCACGCTGCTCATCACCCACGACCGCGATGCCGCCGATCGCGCCGATAGGGAGGTCACCATGGACGACGGGCGCCTTTACATCGTCTAG